A region from the Microcella frigidaquae genome encodes:
- a CDS encoding NADP-dependent oxidoreductase gives MRAVGVIRYGGPEALEQVELPTPEAGAGQVRVRVQAAAVNPADVMLRDGSLADWYAGQEPPFIPGMDIAGVIDQVGTDVSDLHLGQQVVGIVDNHGQVGGYSDYVVLPAASVTAAPAGATLAEAASFLMPALTARTALDLLDLPRGATVLVTGAAGGVGRYATALAHAGGLRVVALAAAADEDTVRSLGADVFVPRAADAAAEVTAAVPGGVDAVIDTAALHERIAPAIRDGGTLATLRGWAGDARLGVIVVPVNVRDRATDHPAIVRLREQVESGLLPLVVAATYPATAAAQAHRHLESRAVRGRVVLSF, from the coding sequence ATGAGAGCAGTTGGCGTCATCCGCTACGGCGGCCCCGAAGCGCTGGAGCAGGTCGAGCTGCCTACCCCCGAGGCTGGGGCCGGGCAGGTGCGGGTCCGGGTGCAGGCCGCTGCGGTGAACCCCGCCGACGTGATGCTGCGCGACGGGTCGCTGGCCGACTGGTACGCGGGGCAGGAGCCCCCGTTCATTCCCGGGATGGACATCGCCGGGGTCATCGACCAGGTCGGCACCGACGTCAGCGACCTGCACCTCGGGCAGCAGGTCGTGGGGATCGTGGACAACCACGGTCAGGTCGGTGGCTACAGCGACTACGTCGTCCTCCCCGCCGCCTCCGTCACCGCTGCCCCGGCCGGCGCGACGCTTGCGGAGGCGGCTTCGTTCCTCATGCCCGCCCTGACTGCACGCACCGCACTGGATCTCCTCGACCTGCCCCGCGGGGCGACGGTGCTGGTCACCGGCGCCGCCGGCGGCGTCGGCCGCTACGCCACCGCCCTGGCCCACGCCGGCGGACTCCGAGTCGTCGCACTCGCCGCCGCGGCCGACGAGGATACGGTGCGTTCACTCGGCGCTGACGTGTTCGTTCCTCGCGCTGCCGATGCCGCTGCCGAGGTTACGGCTGCCGTGCCGGGCGGCGTCGACGCGGTGATCGACACGGCTGCTCTGCACGAGCGCATCGCACCCGCCATCCGCGACGGCGGCACGCTTGCCACGCTCCGCGGCTGGGCAGGCGACGCTCGGCTCGGGGTCATCGTCGTGCCGGTCAACGTGCGCGACCGCGCCACCGACCACCCCGCTATCGTCCGCCTGCGTGAACAGGTCGAGTCGGGGCTGCTTCCACTGGTCGTCGCGGCGACGTATCCTGCCACCGCAGCGGCCCAAGCGCATCGTCACCTCGAGTCCAGAGCCGTGCGGGGGCGGGTGGTGCTGAGCTTCTGA